A stretch of Cyanobacterium sp. HL-69 DNA encodes these proteins:
- the yhbH gene encoding putative sigma-54 modulation protein YhbH, translated as MKLLIQGNNIEVTDSIHDYVEEKLEKAVKHFQNLASKVDVHLSVARNARISNKHKAEVTVYANGTIIRAQEDSESLYASIDLVSDKITRQLRKYKERNLDKKIHPVEKTVEAIEEKPVEGSLIGDRHAELPEEVVRMKYFAMESMSIDEAKEQLQLVDHDFYMFRNKESNEINVIYIRNHGGFGVIQPRANK; from the coding sequence ATGAAACTATTAATTCAAGGAAACAATATCGAAGTTACTGATTCTATCCATGATTATGTGGAGGAAAAATTAGAAAAAGCAGTTAAACATTTCCAAAATTTAGCTAGTAAAGTTGACGTTCACTTATCTGTAGCCCGTAACGCTCGTATTAGTAATAAACACAAAGCTGAAGTCACTGTTTATGCTAACGGTACAATCATTAGAGCGCAAGAAGATAGTGAAAGTTTGTATGCCAGTATTGATTTAGTTTCCGACAAAATTACTCGTCAATTGCGCAAATATAAAGAAAGAAATCTCGACAAGAAAATTCACCCCGTGGAAAAAACCGTGGAGGCCATTGAAGAAAAACCTGTAGAGGGTAGTTTAATAGGCGATCGCCACGCGGAACTACCAGAAGAGGTAGTCAGAATGAAATACTTTGCCATGGAATCTATGAGCATTGATGAAGCCAAAGAGCAACTACAATTAGTTGACCACGACTTTTATATGTTCCGTAACAAAGAAAGCAATGAGATTAACGTAATCTATATCAGAAATCATGGTGGTTTTGGAGTCATTCAACCCCGTGCCAACAAATAA